AATAGTGCTACGCCAGAGATGGAATATGACGTAATGAGGAAAGTTAGGATTTACTCTAAAACTTAccacttattattatatgtacaaGTATTTTATAGAATTGCAGGAATTGTGTATTATTATggaattattaatatatcaaattaaataaatactgttcTATTTTTTTCAGTGCAGGATCAATCAGCGTTTGTTcacaagcatgacgcatggaccatcCATCACTCCTCTCGCTGTATCTCAGACAATGCAATGACCCACCCTACAGCGAAGCCAAAACCGATGATAGTTAAAGGAAAATGTTGCAGATTGTTACGAAAGGTCAagtaaatatcaaaaatgtagaCCAATAAATACTGACACGAGAgagggtcagggattggaaataatactccgcttataggaacgagtctttatttgcgttcactttttctgaacttgcacttcgccggtctgccgctcttttaggcggcggtaccttcaacgcgtcacaccgcaccgaacaccaagtctcttctatcttcttcttcgtggaacacttccacttttcaccacttcttcttctttacactttcgagtcagaactagaactgcctgCTGtaggcaaaaaaaaaatcaaattcaaaatttctatatttggtattaaattatatatacaaaattacttaaatctacttattaaagcaatttacaattaagccttatacatgtaggtatcagaaaacttatttctataaccctatctacgtattgagggataaaactttattatgcttaaaaaactaataacatgaggtttgtggggggggggatccaggaaactgggaaaacctggctatttgctattgaaataacgtaatattaatcgttacctatcacttaacctaacttaagactaatgactagaacttaaaaactaacttaaaaactaaggtaaataaatacatagatatgtatacatacatatataatatataaatataagaggggtgtggggtggggggggggatcttgggaaagggaaggagggagagggaataggaggccagttttcgccgttatttaattcttataactaaaccaatttacaatatattggttttacatttattcagatctagctagaactctgtgtgcgtgagtgtgtgtttgtgtatacgctagtgttctgtgagctctaaccaattgtgatgtggtaatgcatgtttataacgttttatgctGAGGCAGTACTCTGTGAGTGACTTACGACTACAAGTCGACCGGAGGGCAGGGTTTATTCCGTCTTTCAGTCGGCGTAGCCCTCTGTAGAAGCTATGGGATAtctcttgtatgtgttgttctagtgttgggatgtttttctttacatgaagtcgtttaagatttgtacgcgggtgggtccggtagatggttttaagggatctattttgcacagtttgtagtttacgataattgttttgatttgtgttaatccATACCGGACTTGCGTATATCATGACCGGGCGTATGTACGACTGGTAAAGTAGACGCTTGTTACTAGTTGAGAGAGTGGAATTCCTATAGAAAATGGGTCTCAACAGGCTCAAGGCAGTAAGTGCCTTAGAGCGGGCGTAATTAATATGAGGCGTGAAGGAAAGTTTCCGGTCGAGGATAAGTCCTAGGTATTTAGCCTGTGACTGCCATTCGACCGGGTGGTTATTAATATGTGGCTTTAAAGAGATATTGAGTTTACGGGAagttttgtatgagaaaagaaccgcctcggtctttgtgtcattgaattaataatcgtgttaaaccgacgcgtatgaagtctctgtgcgtgatgtcggtattggttttttagtttgataagtTTTGTTATGTCGTgtggaagtttgtttgtttgtttcggtgtgaacgtcgggatgttcgcgttacgggctttgattatagcgtcagtcagtgtttgtatggcgttgtccactaattcgggtcggtgtaattttaaggagccgggggaggggagggcttcgttaatatgttttttataagtgtcccatttagcattactgtatttaaaGATAGGTCGCGAGATGCGCGGCATGAGGCtattaatttcgaaaataatgggACAATGGTCCGAGATAACGTCATAAGTCAGTGGGTCTGTaacgtttgtgatatttttggcaAGGGTGAGTTGTAATTTAGCGGCAGAGTGCCTAGGGTTGGAGGGGAGGTGTGTCGCTATGTccggaattaaaatattatattcgtgaCCTGCAAAGTGATTAAAAAGACGCGATCCATTGGAATTTGCTCGATTGCAATCCCAATGTCTATGGCGGGCGTTAAAATCTCCGGAACAGATGACGGTGTTGCCGAGAGAGAGAGCTTTTGCGATGGCTGTCGTGATTCTACTGTCTTGCTTAGGGCAATAAAAGTTAACTATTGTGATGGGTGTCTGTCCGCGGTGAGACTCTAATCTAATTGTAATTATATCGCATATATCATGATCCACCGGTGGAAGTGAATGATGCGATATATTTGACTTGACAAAACGCGACGCCACCTCGGGCGcggttgtctgtctgtccgtcacgTCTGTAACAGGTGTAACCGGGAATTGAAAAACGTCGTGTGGGAACGAGGTGTGTTTCTTGTATGAGTGTAATGTCGATATTGTGTGTACCTAGGAAATGTATGGGTTCTCTTTTCCTACTCACAATACCGTTTATGTTAAGCGACGCTACTCGTAGAGGACGAGCAGTGCCAGTCGGGGGAGGGGTCGCCGTCTCTTCATCCATGGATGCTCAGGAACTCAAACACTGTGATGATTTGCTCCTCGTAGCTCATGCTGCGGCGTAGCAGAGGCTTCAGCTGACCTgcgattttaattagttttataatttcgTGGGTTGACATTTCCTCAGAGTCTGGCTCTTCGGTTGTTTTAAAGGGGGCTGAGTCTGTCTCGACTCTTTTAAAGCCACCTGGCATAGGGCCAGTGGGCCTAAGGCCTGGGAAGATTTGTCTTCCGGACTGGGTGCCCGTGAGGGGCGGCGGTCCGGTAGTGGACCGCGTTGTGGGTGGCTGAAGGCCTGACGGTGACGGGGCGTTCCCTGTCATTACTGAGTTCCACCCGCGGCCGTTCGCCATGTTCGATTTGAACAGGCGGGGCTGGGGTGGTGCGCTTTGGCGGGTCTGGAAGCACTCCTGGCGCTCCTTGACGGCCGCAAGGTAGATGCGGCGTTGGGGGCACTGGCGGTACGAAGCCGCGTGCTCTCCGCCGCAGTTGCACCACCGGACTGGAGCCTCCTCCTTCCGGTCGCACTCCGCTGTGAGGTGGGCTCCCGTGCACTTGACGCACCGGGCGGCCCGGTTGCAGTTCCGTTCTGCATGTCCGAATGTCTGGCACCTGGAACACATGGTACCGTATTTATTATtggattatatttataaattcgcACCGATTGGTGACagatatatttgattttccTGAAAGCACCGATATCAGTGCTCTTCGGGAGCGTCACTTGGTACCTTGGTACCAGTGCGTCGCCCTTGAAGGCGACAACTTTGGTGGGTTTGAACCCCAGTTCCAGTGCACTACCTAGCTCCTCTGCGGAGCTGTAGTACAGACCTTGGACGACAGAGATGTGGGCTCTGTCGTCCTTGTCAGTGTATGTGTGGAACTGCAAACGTTCCACACCTTTGAGCGCTGCAAGGGCCGATTCTTTATCGGCCTTAGTCTTGCAGGACAGCTGTGCCATATGTGGCtggatattaaaattaaaatttttaatgcccGCGGCGAGAAGCGCCGCTCGGCacctttcaaaatcaaaattctcCTTGGAGATAATAATTGGAGTCGGCCTCGCCTGTGAGGGCTTGGCCGTTACCTTGGCTCCCGGTGTCTCCTGTACCGGGAGCGGCTTAAACACGTTGGCCGTCGCCAACGGCTTGGGGCGTCCGTTGTCCGGGCGCGGCTTGGCCGCACGCCGCCGCGTCACGGCGATCCAGTCCGGCAGGCCGCCGTGCAGCCGCTGGCCGGACTCCTGCTCCGGCGGCGAGGCCGGGCTGTCCACATCCATCTCGGCGATCACCTTCGCCGCGGGTTGCTCACCGGGGCTAGGGCAGCCCCTCTTCATGTCCTGCGACACAGACGTACAACACACTAATTAATCAACTGCTTCGAACCGTTAAAAAGCGCGCCAAAGGGGCGcgtgtaattaataatactcgGAATTGCGATAGTAAGTTCCACAAAAACCAGCGCGCAAACACGTCTCGTCCGTTCAAGCGCAGGTAGCGGAAAAAActaactgccgtaggccacgcttagtacggcttatatacccccggatctgttctattttcaaaatgattctcccattccatctttaaatttaatttatactagaaaattcttttaactattcgatttgatcctgaacttacagGAAATTTCCATTAagtttacaaaacccaaaaaatttcatacactggtaggtgtaccgaacccgggtctacagcgtctaaagtaaacacttttacgctaaagctaCGAGTGTTGCTGATGGAGCagttgaaattatcaatttcttgaagtttgacaactctcgtcatgtacgttgctgcacgatagtcatatcgtgcagcaacgtcaTGACGTCAAACGtcagtttgacaactctcgtcatatacgtcgaagcgttgctacgcgacaataccAATCCAATAAAAATAGCAATGTAAGGCCCGTTGTATGTCAAACCAGTAATATGCACTATATAaaacttagtttataatatGTTTGGTTTGAATTTTTGAGTTTGTGTTTTAAGTATACGCATCGCATTTCAAAATTCGAAATACTTTTCAGCCACGCCCCAGCCAGCACGTAAGGTCaactttaaaatgtttttgaacTTGAGCATTCACAATTTATTTGACAGTAGTAATTACCTGTGCTCAGTTACCAAATCATTGTAAAGTCAATGAGATGCTCATTATGCTTAATATGAACTTGTCGAGGTTCACTATTAACTGCAATAATAACTGAACAGACTATCACTTAGGTGTTTGGTTAATGAAAACGACTCACATCAAGGAACTTAACTTATATTCACACAATATTAACTCGTTACATTACATCGCTTCGCCAAGCTAAAATCTCTACTACCAACCTGACgggcataataataaaaacttaaatctaGTGTGGCCAGGCGAAAATATAGTGGCCGCCACAACCACCCCCCCCACGGAGAAGGATAACCCCATatctagaaataataaaaatcatctgAATTTTTAAATCTAACGCGACGACTAGATCGCGTGGTAGGGGTTTGCTTTTCTTCGGGAAAAGCTTCTTGATGGGTGTTATCCGAAGAAGTGTTATTATTTAAGCCTAGATGATAAGTGTCCTCATTATTGTTATCTATAAATGCTGGTTTAACCCGGTCGATGCTAACCACCACCTTCCTGCCCTTAATATCTAAGGTCAAAGTCTTGCCGTCACGAGAGCGTTCTAAAATCGCGTACGGACCGTGGTATGGTGGTTGTAATGATCTTCTGACAGTATCATCTCGCAGGAATACGTGCGTTGCTGAAGACAAACTCTTGAAAATAAATGTTGCAGGTTTGGAGTGAGAGGTCGAATAGTGGACATTATCTGTTTAAACTGTACGACCAGATCAGCAGAATCCAATAGATCTGGGCTCGGGCCTGGAGTTATTAATTCTCCGGGTAAGCGCAACGTTTCTCCATAGACCATTTCAGCGACGGTAGCTTTCAAGTCTTCCTTAAAAGCTGTTCGCATTCCGAGAATAACGAACGGAAGGGATCTGACCCAAGAATCACCATGGCACATCAGAGCTGCCTTTAGTTGTCGGTGAACTCGTTCAATCATGCCGTTAGCACTCGGGTGGTAAGAGGTGGTTCGAATCCGTTTTGCTGCAAAAGTTAGAATTAACCGATTGAACAGACCAGATTCGAATTGTGTTCCTTGATCGGTGGTAACAGTAGTCGGGACACCAAATCGTGAAATCCATTCTCGGGTGAAGGTG
This is a stretch of genomic DNA from Leptidea sinapis chromosome 15, ilLepSina1.1, whole genome shotgun sequence. It encodes these proteins:
- the LOC126968415 gene encoding uncharacterized protein LOC126968415 gives rise to the protein MKRGCPSPGEQPAAKVIAEMDVDSPASPPEQESGQRLHGGLPDWIAVTRRRAAKPRPDNGRPKPLATANVFKPLPVQETPGAKVTAKPSQARPTPIIISKENFDFERCRAALLAAGIKNFNFNIQPHMAQLSCKTKADKESALAALKGVERLQFHTYTDKDDRAHISVVQGLYYSSAEELGSALELGFKPTKVVAFKGDALVPRYQVTLPKSTDIGAFRKIKYICHQSVRIYKYNPIINTVPCVPGARHSDMQNGTATGPPGASSAREPTSQRSATGRRRLQSGGATAAESTRLRTASAPNAASTLRPSRSARSASRPAKAHHPSPACSNRTWRTAAGGTQ